The Amycolatopsis japonica nucleotide sequence GGCTGCCGGTTCCGCCGGAGATGGCCTTCCCGCGTGGCCTCGCCGCCGCCCTGCTCACCGCGAACGCGCTCGGTCTGCTGGTGGCCGACCTCGAGCAGCTCGCGGACCACCTCGACGCGGAAGCCGAGAAGGATTACCTGGCCAGGGACTCGTTCGCGAACCCGGCCAAGGCGATGGCGCTGAAGCTGGCCGAGCGCCAGCCGCTGCTGTGGGGGCTGGACCCGGTCGCGGTCGCCGTCGGCGAGCACGCGGCCCACGCGTTCGCCGCGCACGCCGCCGTCGTCTGTGACGTGGAGGACTACCGCCAGGCACTGGCCAGGCCCGCTTTGCGGCGGGCGGCGTTGTCCGGCGGCGTGGATCGCGATATCTTCGCGGACCCTGAGGAGGGGGCAGGCGCGACGCCGAGGGTGCTGCTCCTCTCGGTCCGGACCGGGCCCGCCGCGGAGGCGGCCCGCTATCAGGTGGAAGACCTGCTGCCCGGCGGCGACGTGATCGCCCCGGCCGAAGAGATCGAAACGGACGAGATCGTGCGTGCGGCCGTTCTCGCCCTGCGTTTCGAGCTGGCCGCGGTGTACCTGGGGCTGGCCGTCGGCAGCATCGGCGGCGCCGGGAGGTACACGCCTGCAACGGCGTGAGTCCCGAGCGCGACGTAAGCAATGAGGGCCGGCACCACCCGTGCCCGGCGAGGAGTTGAGGTGACAGTGGAGCTGCTGCGCAATGCCGTGCGGCCCTACGCGTGGGGGTCCAGAACGACGATCCCCGAGCTGCTGGGGCGTCCGGTGCCGGCGCCGCATCCGGAGGCGGAACTGTGGATGGGCGCCCACCCCGGTGACCCGTCCCACGTCATCGGCCCGGACGGCGCCGAGCGGAGCCTGCTGGAGCTCGTCGAAGCCGATCCCGTCGGTCAGCTCGGCACGACCTGCGCCGGCCGCTGGGGCGGCAGGCTGCCGTTCCTGCTGAAGATCCTCGCCGCCGAAGAGCCGCTTTCGATGCAGGCGCACCCGTCGGCCGCGCAGGCGGCGGAAGGGTACGCGCGCGAGGAGTCGGCGGGTATCCCGCGCGACGCCTCGAACCGCAACTACCCGGACCCGACGGCCAAACCGGAACTGGTCTGCGCGCTGACGGAGTTCCACGCGCTGGCGGGCTTCCGCGACCCGGAACGCACGATCGCGCTGCTGAAGGCGATCGAGACGCCCGGGCTGGCGAAGTACGCGGTGCTGCTGGAGGCCCAGCCGGATCCGGCCGGGCTGCGCGCGCTGTTCACCACGTGGATCACGCTGCCGCAGGCCGCGCTCGACGAACTGCTGCCCGAGGTCCTCGATTCGTGCGTGAAGCACGTCCAGGAACGCGGTGAGTTCGACGTCGAATGCCGGACCATCCTCGAACTCGGCGAAGCGCATCCGCGCGACGCGGGGGTGCTCGCGGCGCTGCTGCTCAACCGGCTCACCCTCAGCGCGGGCGAGGCGATCTACCTGCCCGCCGGCAACCTGCACCTGTACCTGCACGGCACCGCCGTCGAGATCCTGGCGAACTCGGACAACATCCTGCGCTGCGGGCTGACTCCGAAGCACGTCGACGTGCCGGAGCTGCTGCGCGTCGTCGACTTCGCGTGCGGGGAGATGCCGGTCCAGAGCGGAGAGCGCGAAGAGCGGCTGTCGGTGTACCGCACCGACGCGCCGGAGTTCGAGCTCTCGCGGATCGAATGGGAGGCCGGGGACGACGGCGAGGTCGCCGTCCACGACGTCGGCCCGCAGATCCTGTTGTGCACCGCCGGTGGCCTGCTGGTGACGGCCGACGACGGCGAGCAGGTCGAACTCCGCCGCGGCCAGTCGGTGTGGCTCCCGGCCGCCGACCCGGCGGTCCGCGTGCGGCCGTTGTCCGGTGAACGCACCCAGGTGTTCCGCGCCACCGCTGGCACCTGCTGATCCTCCTCCCGCGTTTCGTCCTCTGAATGCGGTCCTTGCGCGCGCAAGGACCGCATTCAGAGGACGAAACGCGGGCTTGGCCGAAGTGTGTGCGTTCCGTGTGGCGGCTTCCGCGACCATCGACCGAAGGGGTGACCCGGCGCTTGGCGTCGGCTCGTCCCGGACATCGACGGCCAAGGAGCGACAGCAGTGACTTCCCATCCCGGCGCGGCGAGCGGACGTGCCTTCCGGGTGCCGGTTCCCGTGCGTCCCACCGTCCTGCTCGCCGCGCTCGGATTCGCCGTCGTCACCGCGCTCGTCCCGGTCGTCGACCTGGTCCTCCCGGTACCGAGCGGCCAGGAGCTGGTCGGCTCGGCGCAGGCGATGGCGGGGCTCGCCGGTGACGCGATCGAGTCGGTCAAGGCCGCGGGGAGCGGCCTGCAGGAGCTCGCGGCGGGCGCGGAGAGCAGGCTGAACCTCCCGCTGGTCGTGCTCGTCTCGCTCGGCGCGCAGGTGCTGCTCACCGCCGCACTGGTGGTGACGGGCACCCAGCCCGTCCGCGTGATGCTGACCGTCGCGGGATTGATCAACATGTTCGCGGTCTCGCGGCTCGGGGCCGCTTCGCCGCCGGTGTGGGACGCCGTGGCCAACGGCGTGCTGGCGATCACGCTGGCCTGGTTCTCCGCCGGACGGCGGGAACCACGGCACGCCGCCCCGTGAAGTGCGGGTGACTTCCGGGTGGTGCCCGTCTGAGGGGTCGGGCACCACTCGGTCAGGCCGGGGCGGGTTCGGTGAGCGACAACAGCAACCGGACGAGGGTCGAAGCGTTGGCGTCGTGGGGGACTTCCAATCGCTTCGCCTCTTCACCCGCCGCCTCGGCCGCTTCTGTTTCCCCGACGGCCTCGTACGCCCTGCGCAGTACGTGCAGGGTGAGGCCTGTCGCCGGTTTCCCACCCATGGCGCGGAATTCGTCGAGACATCGGCGCAGTACGGGGATCGCGCGGTCGGCCCGGCCGTCGCCGATCCAGCTCGCCGCGATCGCGCGGGTGCAGGAAAGCTCTCGCGGTCGTTCTTCGAGTGCTCCGGCCAGGCGCCGCGCGTTCTCGTAGGCCTTCACCGCACCTTCGCGTCGCCCGGCGCCCGCGAGGATCGCGCCCTGGGTGCGCAGCGACTTCGCCAGCGCCGATTTCGCCGTCGTCCGGCGAAGGACGCGGACCGATTCCTCGATCGTCGCCAAGGCCTCCTCCTGGCGGCCGTCGAGCATCAGCGACCACGAAAGCCCTTGCAGGGCAACGCCGAGCTGCCGATCGTCGGCGGATTCCCGCGCCTGGGCGAGGATCCGGCGATCGATTTCCAGCGCTTCGGAGATCTTGCCCAGCCGGTGCAGGGCGGCGGATTCCGCCCGTCTCGCGTGTGTCCCGGAATCCTCCACAGTGGACATTTCGCGGGCCTGGGTGGCGGCGTGCAGCGATTCCCCGGCCCGGCCGAGCCCGACCAGGCAATGCGCCAGATTGGTCTCCACCCACGCCCGGGTGGCGAGGTCGCCCAGCTCCGCCAATTCCTTCGAGCACGCGCGATAACCCTCGGCGGCGCGTTCGTACTCGCCGCGAACATGCAGCAGTACGGCCAAATTCGCGTCCGCGATGACGGCGATGTGCCGGTCTTCCGCCTCGCGGGCGGCGTCGCGCAACGTCTCGTACGACGTCCGCATGTCGGTGTAATGACTGTGCAAGTACAGGTACGCGCTCAGTCTTTCCAGTATCCGCAACGCTTTCCGCCGCCAGCCCACGGCGCACAGCGACGAGACGGCGGAGACCAGGTTCGCCCGCTCCACGGAGAACCAGGTGCCGGGATCACTCAGCAGCCGCTCGACCAGCTCGGCCTCCAGCGGCTGCGCGGGGACGTCGTGATCCGACAACGGCATCGGCACCGTCCTCGGCAGGCGGCGGGCCGCCGTGTCGGCGAGGCAGAGCGCCGCGTCCGACACCTTCGCGACGGTGGCCACCCGCTCGGCGCGGGTTTCCAGCTCCCGGCCGAGCTCCGTGGCGTACACGCGGACGAGGTCGTGCACGCGGAACCGCTGCTCGCCCGTCGCGTCGAGACCGGTGGCTTCGAGCAGGCTGGCTTCGACGAGTTCGTCGATGGCCTCGTCCGCGTCTTCGTCATCGATCAGCGTCGTCACCGCCCACGCGGGCAGGTCGAGCGTGCGGCAGCGGCCGATCAGCCGGAACGCGCGCCGAGCCGCCGGGCTCAGCGCCTGATAGCTCAACGCGATGCTGCCGCGGACCTGGAGATCGCTGACCTGGAGCTCGTCGAGGCGCGAGACCTCGTCCTCCAGCCGTCCGGCGAGCTTCCCCAGCGGAAGACCCGGCCGCATCGCGAGCCTGCTGCCCGCGATCCGCAACGCCAGCGGGAGATTGCCGCAGGCCTTGGCGATCCGTTCCGCGTCCGCGCGTTCGGCGCCCACGCGATCCGGTCCGGCGAGGCGGGCGAGCAGGGTCATCGCCTCGGCGCCCGACAGCGGCGCGAGGGGGAGACGATCCGCCCCGGCGAGCCCGGAAAGCCGTCGCCTGCTGGTGATCAGGACGGCGGTGCCCGGTGTGCCCGGCAGCAGCGCGCGGACCTGCTCGGGGCTCGCCGCGTCGTCGAGCACGACGAGGACCCGGCGATCGGCGAGACGGCCTCGATAGACCGCCGCCCTGGCTTCGACGTCGTCCGGGATGGCGGGCCCGGTGACGCCCAGCGCGCGCAACAGGTCGCCGAGGACGTCGGAGAGGTCGCGAGGGTCGGAAGCGCCGGCCAGCGGGACGAACAGCTGTCCGTCCGGAAAGGACCGGCGGAGCCTGTGCGCGGTGGCGACCGCGAGCGTGGACTTGCCCGCGCCCGGCTCGCCGGTGATCACCGCGACCGGGACGCCCGTGCCGTCGCCGAGCAGCCCGGAGAGCTTCGCGATCTCGCTCTCGCGGCCCGCGAGATCCGAAATGTCCGGCGGCAGCTGGCAGATCGGGAAGATCGGCGTGGCCTTCGCCGAGGGCACCGGATCCTCGCCGCGCAGCACGGCGGCGTGCACCCGGCGGACCTCGGCGCCGGGCTCCACACCGAGCTCCTCGACGAGCGTGGCGCGCAGCTCGCGGTGGACGGCCAGCGAATCGGCCTGCCGTCCGGCGCGGTGCAACGCGATCATCAGCTGCGCGGCCAGCCGCTCGCGCAACGGATGTTCGGTGATCATCGCCTGGAGTTCACCGGTGAGCTCGCCGTGCCTGCCGTCGGACAGCTCGGCGTCGACACAGTCTTCGAAGGCGGCCAGGCGCTCCGACTCGAGCCGGGCGACGTCGGCGTCGAGCCGGGGGATGTGCAGCCCGGACAGGACCGGCCCGCGCCATTCCGCCAGGGCCCGGCGGTAATGCCCCGCGGCCGACGCCGGATCGCCCGCCCGCGCCGCGGCCTTCCCCGCCGCGGCGGCTTCGCGGAAGGACAGCAGATCGAGGTCGGCGGGCGCGACGACCAGCCGGTAGCCGTGCGGATCCCGCTCGATCTCCAGCCCCTCGAACCTGGCCCGCAGACGGGAGACGTACGTGTGCAGATTCGAGGAGTACGACTTCGGCGGCGTATCCGGCCAGAGCGTCTCGACCAGGGCGTCGACCGGGACGGACGAGTTCGCGTTCAGCAGCAGGACGGCGAGAAGGGCACGCTGATGATCGCCGCGCGGCGTCGTGCGCCGCCCGGGCGGGTCCTCGATCGTCAACGGTCCGAGCACGCCGAATCGCGGCACGGGCACCTCCCCAGGTCATGAGAGGGGCGAGACTAGCGAGGGGCCCCGACAATTCTGTGACCTGTCCCGCCCGGCGCGTACCGGCTCATCTGCACTGCTAGCCTTCGAACCCGGCATATCGGGACACCATTTGGGGAGTTGCAAGTGTCTGCAGGTGGCGGAACCAAGGCGATCATCGCCGCGCTCGTGGCGAACGCCGGAATCGCGGCCGCGAAGTTCACCGGCTTCCTCATCACGGGGTCGTCCTCGATGCTGGCCGAGTCCGTGCACTCGCTCGCGGACACCTCGAACCAGGGCCTCCTGCTGCTCGGCCAGAAGACCTCGCAGCGGAAGGCGACCCGCGCCCACCCGTTCGGCTTCGGACGGGACCGGTACTTCTACTCGTTCATCGTCGCGCTGATGCTCTTCAGCCTCGGCTCGGTGTTCGCGCTGTACGAGGGCATCCACAAGATCTCGCATCCCGAGGACCTGACCTCGCCGCTGGTGGCGGTCGGCATCCTCGTGGTCGCGATCGGGCTGGAGTCGTACTCCTTCTACACCGCGATCCAGGAGTCGAAGAAGATCAAGGGCGACGCGGGCTGGTGGGCCTTCATCCGCCAGGCCAAGACCCCCGAACTCCCGGTGGTGCTGCTCGAAGACGCGGGTGCGCTGCTCGGTCTCGTGTTCGCGCTCGCGGGCGTCGGGCTCTCCGTCATCACCGGGAACCCGGTGTGGGACGGCATCGGCACCGTGACGATCGGCCTGCTGCTCGGCATCATCGCGATCATCCTGATCATCGAGATGAAGAGCCTGCTGATCGGCGAGGGCGCCTCCGAGGCCGACCTCGACGTGATCGTCGACGAACTCGCCGCGGGCAAGGTCGAGCGGGTCATCCACATCCGGACGCTGTACATCGGGCCGGACGAGATGCTGGTGGCCGCGAAGCTCGCGCTGGTGCCGGGGCTGGAGACCGCTGATATCGCGCAGGCCATCGACGACGCCGAAGCGCGTGTGCGGGCGAAGGTGCCGACGGCGAAGCTGATCTACCTGGAGCCGGACCTGGACCGCGCGCTGGCGTGAGCCGGTCTCCGCTCGCTTCACGGATGCCATGAAAGGTCCTTTCCTTGCGAAATTTGCGAGGAAAGGACCTTTCATGGCGTCGGTGGGGGCGCGACCGCCATCCGGAGCAACTCTCCGTGCTCCGCCGATTACCGCCGCGACCTCCGGGTACTTCGTTGCTCTCCCACCGCGCTGCCGTCACGACCGGGCGATAGGGTCCGTTGAACCGCAGTCAGGTGTAGGAGGTCAAGGGTGCCCGGAAACGGTCTGTGGCGTACGAAATCCATCGAGCAGTCCATCGCTGACACCGACGAACCGGGGACGAAGCTCAGGCGGAACCTGAGCGCGTGGGACCTGACCGTCTTCGGCGTCGCCGTCGTCATCGGTGCCGGTATCTTCACGCTCACCGCGCGCACGGCCGGCGACTACGCGGGCCCGTCGGTGTCGCTTTCGTTCGTCTTCGCCGCCATCGCCTGCGCGCTGGCGGCTCTCTGTTACGCGGAATTCGCGTCGACCGTCCCGGTGGCCGGGAGTGCGTACACGTTCTCCTACGCCACCTTCGGCGAGTTCATGGCGTGGATCATCGGCTGGGACCTCATCCTGGAACTCGCGGTCGGCGCGGCCGCGGTGTCGAAGGGCTGGTCCGCCTACCTCGAAACCGTGCTCTCCTACATCTTCGGCAAGGGCACGAAGACGACGTTCGAGATCGGCGGTGTCCCCGTCGACTGGGGCGCCCTGATCGTGGTGCTGGTGCTGGCGACCTTGCTCGCCCTCGGCACGAAGCTGTCTTCGCGGTTCTCGATGGTGATCACCGGGATCAAGGTCGCGGTGGTGCTGTTCGTGATCGTGCTCGGCATCTTCTACATCAAGGGCTCCAACTACAGCCCGTTCATCCCGGAGGCCCAGTCCGGCGCCGAATCGTCGGCCACCGGGGTCGACCAGTCGCTGTTCTCGGTGTTCGCGGGCAGCAGCAGTAGCTCGTTCGGCGTCTTCGGTCTGCTGGCCGCGGCGTCGCTGGTGTTCTTCGCGTTCATCGGTTTCGACATCGTCGCGACCACCGCCGAGGAGACCCGCAACCCGCAGAAGGCCGTGCCCCGCGGCATCTTCGGCTCGCTCGCCATCGTCACGGTGCTCTACGTCGCCGTGTCGCTCGTGGTCGTCGGCATGGTGAACTACAAGGAACTCGCCACCTCGGCGGGTGACGGCGGCAAGAAGACGCTCGCGTCCGCGTTCGCGGCCAACGGCGTCGACTGGGCGGCCAACATCATCTCGGTCGGCGCCCTCGCCGGTCTGACGACCGTCGTCATGGTGCTGATGCTGGGCCAGATCCGGATCATCTTCGCGATGTCGCGCGACGGCCTCATGCCGCGTTCGCTGGCGAAGACCGGCGCGAACGGTACGCCGAAGCGGGCGACCATCGTCGTCGGCGGCCTGGTCGCCGTCGCCGCGACCTTCTTCCCGGCCGACAAGCTGGAAGAGATGGTCAACGTCGGCACGCTGTTCGCCTTCATCCTCGTTTCCGCGGGTGTCATGGTGCTGCGCAAGACGCGACCGGATCTGCCCCGCGCCTTCCGGGTGCCGTGGGTGCCGGTGATCCCGATCCTGGCGATCCTCGCCTGCCTGTGGCTGATGCTGAACCTGACCGTTTTGACCTGGTTGCGGTTCATCGCGTGGATGGTGCTGGGCGTCCTCATCTACTTCGTCTACAGCCGCCGTCATTCGCTGCTCGGCAAGCAGAAGAAGGACGAGGTCCCGACGTCCGTTTCGGACTGATCATTCTCGTTTCGACGGCCCACCATTCCTTTGTGGATGGTGGGCCGTTTTGTCGGGGGCCCCGATTCCGGTGTGAAATCGGTGTGCGCTAACGTCCGGGCTCTTGCCTCACCCCGTCGGGTGAACGGGACTCGTGTAGAAGCACCGCGAGTTGACCTTCGTCCCTCAGAAGAGGCAACCGCGCTTTGCTCGTTGTCCCCCGATCGGTACAGGAGAGCTCTGAATGCAGATCATTTCCGCGCGGCGTGTCCGCTCCGCCGCCACCGTCGTCGCGCTGGCGACGGCCGCCCTGCTCGGCGTCACGGGCACCGCGCTCGCGTGCCACACCGACGACCCCCGCGCCATCCCGACCCCGAAGAACGTCAGCACCTGTGAGAAGGCGAAGCTGCCGGGCACCGAGATCTCGACGAAGGACCTGACCTTCACCGGTGGCACGGAGAACGACAAGTACCTCAACATCACCGCGGTCGGTGAAGGCGTCACCGTCACCGCGATCGTGGTGAAGGGCGGCGACGGCTACAACATCTACGAGCCCGGCAAGCGCGGCCTCGCGGAAACCCCGCCGTGGGAGAAGCTGCGTTCGCCGATGAACGGCGGCGGCAAGCAGGCCGACATCAGCCACTGGTTCGCCTGTGGCGAGAAGAAGACCAAGCCGACCGAGCCGACGAAGCCGAGCGAGCCGACGAAGACGACGACGGCCAAGCCGCCGACGAGCGCGCCGACCACCACGGACAAGCCGTCCGAGACCTCCGCGCCGTCGAGCACCGCGGTTCCCGCCCCGAACGTCGGCGGTAACGGCGGCAACGGTGGCGGCCTCGCGGACACCGGTTTCGACAACGCCTGGCTGCTGTGGGCCGGTGGCCTGCTGGTCCTGGCCGGTGCCGGCGTCCTGGTCCTGCTGCGCGTGCGCCGCGGAAAGACCGACTGAAACTAGTTGACGCCTGAAGGCCCTCTTCCTCGCGAA carries:
- a CDS encoding LPXTG cell wall anchor domain-containing protein translates to MQIISARRVRSAATVVALATAALLGVTGTALACHTDDPRAIPTPKNVSTCEKAKLPGTEISTKDLTFTGGTENDKYLNITAVGEGVTVTAIVVKGGDGYNIYEPGKRGLAETPPWEKLRSPMNGGGKQADISHWFACGEKKTKPTEPTKPSEPTKTTTAKPPTSAPTTTDKPSETSAPSSTAVPAPNVGGNGGNGGGLADTGFDNAWLLWAGGLLVLAGAGVLVLLRVRRGKTD
- the manA gene encoding mannose-6-phosphate isomerase, class I; its protein translation is MELLRNAVRPYAWGSRTTIPELLGRPVPAPHPEAELWMGAHPGDPSHVIGPDGAERSLLELVEADPVGQLGTTCAGRWGGRLPFLLKILAAEEPLSMQAHPSAAQAAEGYAREESAGIPRDASNRNYPDPTAKPELVCALTEFHALAGFRDPERTIALLKAIETPGLAKYAVLLEAQPDPAGLRALFTTWITLPQAALDELLPEVLDSCVKHVQERGEFDVECRTILELGEAHPRDAGVLAALLLNRLTLSAGEAIYLPAGNLHLYLHGTAVEILANSDNILRCGLTPKHVDVPELLRVVDFACGEMPVQSGEREERLSVYRTDAPEFELSRIEWEAGDDGEVAVHDVGPQILLCTAGGLLVTADDGEQVELRRGQSVWLPAADPAVRVRPLSGERTQVFRATAGTC
- a CDS encoding cation diffusion facilitator family transporter, which encodes MSAGGGTKAIIAALVANAGIAAAKFTGFLITGSSSMLAESVHSLADTSNQGLLLLGQKTSQRKATRAHPFGFGRDRYFYSFIVALMLFSLGSVFALYEGIHKISHPEDLTSPLVAVGILVVAIGLESYSFYTAIQESKKIKGDAGWWAFIRQAKTPELPVVLLEDAGALLGLVFALAGVGLSVITGNPVWDGIGTVTIGLLLGIIAIILIIEMKSLLIGEGASEADLDVIVDELAAGKVERVIHIRTLYIGPDEMLVAAKLALVPGLETADIAQAIDDAEARVRAKVPTAKLIYLEPDLDRALA
- a CDS encoding AfsR/SARP family transcriptional regulator, whose amino-acid sequence is MPRFGVLGPLTIEDPPGRRTTPRGDHQRALLAVLLLNANSSVPVDALVETLWPDTPPKSYSSNLHTYVSRLRARFEGLEIERDPHGYRLVVAPADLDLLSFREAAAAGKAAARAGDPASAAGHYRRALAEWRGPVLSGLHIPRLDADVARLESERLAAFEDCVDAELSDGRHGELTGELQAMITEHPLRERLAAQLMIALHRAGRQADSLAVHRELRATLVEELGVEPGAEVRRVHAAVLRGEDPVPSAKATPIFPICQLPPDISDLAGRESEIAKLSGLLGDGTGVPVAVITGEPGAGKSTLAVATAHRLRRSFPDGQLFVPLAGASDPRDLSDVLGDLLRALGVTGPAIPDDVEARAAVYRGRLADRRVLVVLDDAASPEQVRALLPGTPGTAVLITSRRRLSGLAGADRLPLAPLSGAEAMTLLARLAGPDRVGAERADAERIAKACGNLPLALRIAGSRLAMRPGLPLGKLAGRLEDEVSRLDELQVSDLQVRGSIALSYQALSPAARRAFRLIGRCRTLDLPAWAVTTLIDDEDADEAIDELVEASLLEATGLDATGEQRFRVHDLVRVYATELGRELETRAERVATVAKVSDAALCLADTAARRLPRTVPMPLSDHDVPAQPLEAELVERLLSDPGTWFSVERANLVSAVSSLCAVGWRRKALRILERLSAYLYLHSHYTDMRTSYETLRDAAREAEDRHIAVIADANLAVLLHVRGEYERAAEGYRACSKELAELGDLATRAWVETNLAHCLVGLGRAGESLHAATQAREMSTVEDSGTHARRAESAALHRLGKISEALEIDRRILAQARESADDRQLGVALQGLSWSLMLDGRQEEALATIEESVRVLRRTTAKSALAKSLRTQGAILAGAGRREGAVKAYENARRLAGALEERPRELSCTRAIAASWIGDGRADRAIPVLRRCLDEFRAMGGKPATGLTLHVLRRAYEAVGETEAAEAAGEEAKRLEVPHDANASTLVRLLLSLTEPAPA
- a CDS encoding amino acid permease; protein product: MPGNGLWRTKSIEQSIADTDEPGTKLRRNLSAWDLTVFGVAVVIGAGIFTLTARTAGDYAGPSVSLSFVFAAIACALAALCYAEFASTVPVAGSAYTFSYATFGEFMAWIIGWDLILELAVGAAAVSKGWSAYLETVLSYIFGKGTKTTFEIGGVPVDWGALIVVLVLATLLALGTKLSSRFSMVITGIKVAVVLFVIVLGIFYIKGSNYSPFIPEAQSGAESSATGVDQSLFSVFAGSSSSSFGVFGLLAAASLVFFAFIGFDIVATTAEETRNPQKAVPRGIFGSLAIVTVLYVAVSLVVVGMVNYKELATSAGDGGKKTLASAFAANGVDWAANIISVGALAGLTTVVMVLMLGQIRIIFAMSRDGLMPRSLAKTGANGTPKRATIVVGGLVAVAATFFPADKLEEMVNVGTLFAFILVSAGVMVLRKTRPDLPRAFRVPWVPVIPILAILACLWLMLNLTVLTWLRFIAWMVLGVLIYFVYSRRHSLLGKQKKDEVPTSVSD